From a region of the Alnus glutinosa chromosome 1, dhAlnGlut1.1, whole genome shotgun sequence genome:
- the LOC133863924 gene encoding coiled-coil domain-containing protein SCD2 gives MDRKRTDSPLYARQWSSESSTTGTNPSSPAMSPSRAPHVRSSSATAFSTVKRNQNFAAKAAAQRLAQVMASQTADDDDDEEDGDDLGFRYSAPPPFSLSRTGLKTTTTTTAKNPEVPPIRTNRSPSPALAQNFVEETLSVRSTSTGRPSMSTRAAVPLVPPNIAPLRTAVSLPSIEPPAAIMQSNKRFSSDMGQFKSKDFGDQREASALRDELDILQEENENIHEKLRLEEDRCDEAEARVKELEKQVAALGEGVSLEAKLLSRKEAALRQKEAALKDAKKPKAGVDKEIGLLQNEVANAKDEAAAVMQQLHGAESEVNALRSMTQRMILTQKEMEEVVLKRCWLARYWGLAAKYGICADIAMSKYEHWSSLAPLPFEVVLSAGQKAKEGGWGKGDDDPEKRNKVQDFNDFLTGEGNIESMLSVEMGLKELASLKVEEAIVLSLAQQRRPNSARLSISDIKSPSDPKFMEAFELSAEESEDVLFKEAWLTYFWRRAKAHRIEEDIAKERLQFWINRSGNSPTSHDAVDVEQGLMELRKLGIEHRLWEASRKEIDQDSSTLIARKAAA, from the exons ATGGACCGGAAGCGAACCGACAGCCCGCTCTACGCCCGCCAATGGAGCAGCGAATCCAGCACTACAGGCACCAACCCGTCCTCACCAGCCATGTCCCCGTCGCGTGCGCCACACGTGCGCTCCTCCTCCGCCACCGCCTTCTCGACCGTCAAGCGCAACCAGAACTTCGCTGCCAAAGCCGCGGCTCAGCGCCTCGCCCAGGTCATGGCCTCCCAGACTgccgacgacgacgacgacgaagaAGACGGAGACGACCTAGGGTTCCGTTACAGTGCTCCTCcgcctttctctctctcaaggaCCGGCCTcaaaaccaccaccaccaccactgcCAAAAACCCTGAGGTTCCGCCCATCAGGACCAACAGATCTCCTTCACCTGCG ttgGCTCAGAACTTTGTAGAGGAAACTCTGTCGGTTCGCTCGACTTCAACGGGAAGGCCATCGATGTCAACTCGTGCGGCGGTGCCATTGGTACCCCCAAATATTGCACCATTGAGAACTGCGGTCTCTCTGCCATCAATAGAGCCTCCTGCTGCAATTATGCAAAGCAATAAGAG ATTCTCATCGGATATGGGacaatttaaatcaaaagattTTGGAGATCAACGTGAGGCTTCTGCACTTCGTGATGAA CTTGATATTCTGCAAGAAGAGAATGAGAACATTCATGAAAAG CTCAGGCTTGAGGAAGATAGATGTGACGAAGCAGAGGCCAGAGTTAAGGAGCTTGAGAAACAG GTTGCTGCTCTTGGAGAAGGTGTATCTTTGGAAGCTAAACTCTTGAGCAG AAAGGAAGCTGCGTTGCGTCAAAAAGAG GCTGCACTTAAAGATGCAAAAAAGCCCAAGGCTGGAGTAGATAAGGAAATTGGTTTACTTCAAAATGAAGTGGCG AATGCGAAAGATGAGGCTGCAGCTGTTATGCAACAGCTTCATGGAGCTGAATCTGAAGTAAATGCTCTTCGATCAATGACACAAAGAATGATACTGACTCAGAAAGAGATG GAAGAAGTTGTTCTGAAGAGGTGTTGGCTTGCTCGCTACTGGGGCTTAGCTGCAAAATATG GAATCTGTGCGGATATTGCAATGTCAAAGTATGAACATTGGTCTTCCTTAGCACCTCTTCCATTTGAGGTTGTCCTTTCTGCAGGACAAAAGGCCAAGGAGGGAGGTTGGGGAAAAG GTGATGATGATCCTGAGAAGAGGAACAAAGTTCAGGACTTCAATGATTTTTTAACTGGAGAAGGAAATATCGAGAGCATGCTTTCAGTTGAAATGGGATTGAAAGAGCTTGCTTCCTTGAAG GTTGAGGAAGCCATTGTGCTGTCACTGGCCCAACAACGTCGGCCAAATTCTGCTCGACTATCTATTTCAG ATATTAAATCACCAAGCGATCCGAAGTTTATGGAGGCATTTG AACTAAGCGCAGAGGAGTCTGAGGATGTTCTTTTCAAGGAG GCATGGCTTACATATTTCTGGAGAAGAGCCAAAGCTCATCGAATAGAGGAGGATATCGCGAAAGAACGGCTTCAGTTTTGGATTAACCGCAGTGGGAATTCGCCAACTTCACATGATGCTGTTGATG TTGAGCAAGGTCTCATGGAACTTAGGAAATTGGGGATTGAGCATCGACTTTGGGAAGCATCTAGGAAAGAAATTGACCAGGATTCTTCCACTTTGATTGCACGGAAAGCTGCTGCATGA
- the LOC133863931 gene encoding RNA polymerase II C-terminal domain phosphatase-like 3 → MVVAGSNCCEWNNCAGIEETLGEMGKDGTKVEDVEEGEISDTASVEEISEEDFKKQESATMPTTTMTATTNNVSAKPKAGARVWTMQDLYKYQVSRGYASSLYNLAWAQAVQNKPLNEFFVVEKEEVGPEEKSKRSLASPNANPKVVDEVVIDDDSGEEMDVEKEEGELEEGEIDLDSEPVEKVAQAEGFIEEAVLSNEGVRVESSEIDSKERVNSIREALKSVTVIEAEKSFGEICSRVRNTLERLRVVFLEFNVPTKEALVQLSFTAIQAVNSVFCSMNNNQKEQNRDYMLSLISDVKNCDPPLFSSELMKEIEAMKPSLDSVDLLWSARDGDKEKEIPALDGVHNKDSDTSPKNTGRELTSNNLSSDSLAVGSLVHNSLNVLSEVSKPAVSSFKGRGVLLPLLDLHKDHDADSLPSPTREAPSRFPVHKVMAVGDGIAKSVLPIAKVPHDTEDSKLHIYETDALKAVSTYQQKFGRNSFFTSDRLPSPTPSEECDDGDGDTSSEVSSSSTIVNLRNINPPVIGRPIAPSMDISSIQGPITVKSVAAITSSNTPVKASAKSRDPRLRLASSDVNGLDLNQRPFSIMHNAPKVEPIGTASSRKQKTVEEPSLEGPALKRLRNGLEYSGVIRDVRTVSGSGGWLEDTGIVGPQLIQRNQLMENAETDSIKMANVVNIPGSSCVNASATISGNEQVSVTGTSTVASLPALLKDIAVNPTMLINILKMRQQQSLVAEAQQKSADPTKSTLPPNSNSILGAVPLVNVAPSKASGLFPKPAVTLQIPSQIAPMSMQEDLGKIRMKPRDPRRILHGNALQKGPSLGNEQLKNILPPTSSTQGSKDNLNAQKQEGQADTKSVPSQSVTVPDIARQFTKNLKNIANILSVSQASSTLPIISQNISSEVVQVKSDKVDKKAAGSNSEEQQSGTSSAPEVGAAIACRSQNAWGDVEQLFEGYDDQQKAAIQRERARRIEEQKKMFEAHKLCLVLDLDHTLLNSAKFVEVDPVHDEILRKKEEQDREKSQRHLFRFPHMGMWTKLRPGIWNFLEKASQLFELHLYTMGNKLYATEMAKVLDPKGVLFAGRVISRGDDGDLFDGDERVPKNKDLEGVLGMESGVVIVDDSVRVWPHNKLNLIVVERYTYFPCSRRQFGLLGPSLLEIDHDERPEDGTLASSLAVIERLHQNFFSHDSLDEVDVRNILAAEQRKILAGCRIVFSRVFPVGEANPHLHPLWQTAEQFGAVCTNQIDEQVTHVVANSLGTDKVNWALSTGRFVVYPGWVEASALLYRRANERDFAIKP, encoded by the exons ATGGTCGTTGCTGGATCGAATTGTTGCGAGTGGAATAATTGTGCGGGAATTGAAGAAACCCTAGGTGAGATGGGGAAGGATGggactaaggttgaagatgtgGAAGAAGGTGAAATTTCTGATACGGCTTCGGTGGAGGAGATCAGTGAGGAGGATTTTAAGAAGCAGGAGAGTGCTACGATGCCGACGACGACGATGACGGCGACGACGAATAATGTGTCGGCGAAACCGAAGGCCGGAGCTAGGGTTTGGACGATGCAGGATCTGTACAAGTACCAGGTCTCGCGCGGCTATGCTTCGAGCTTGTATAACCTGGCGTGGGCACAGGCCGTGCAGAACAAGCCTCTGAATGAGTTTTTCGTGGTGGAGAAGGAGGAGGTTGGGCCCGAGGAGAAGTCGAAGCGATCGTTGGCTTCGCCGAATGCGAATCCAAAGGTGGTTGATGAAgttgttattgatgatgatAGTGGGGAAGAGATGGATGTGGAGAAGGAGGAAGGTGAATTGGAGGAAGGGGAGATTGATTTGGACTCGGAGCCGGTCGAAAAGGTGGCCCAAGCCGAAGGATTTATAGAAGAAGCGGTTTTGAGTAATGAGGGAGTGAGAGTTGAGAGCTCTGAGATTGATTCGAAGGAGAGAGTGAATTCGATTCGGGAAGCTCTAAAAAGTGTGACTGTGATAGAAGCAGAGaa ATCGTTTGGGGAAATTTGTTCCCGAGTGCGCAACACTTTGGAGAGGTTGCGGGTAGTGTTCTTGGAATTTAATGTTCCCACAAAGGAGGCTCTTGTTCAATTGTCGTTCACTGCAATTCAAGCAGTCAATTCT GTGTTCTGCTCCATGAACAATAATCAAAAGGAACAGAATAGAGACTACATGTTGag TTTAATTTCTGATGTCAAGAACTGTGATCCCCCTCTGTTCTCCTCTGAGCTGATGAAAGAG ATAGAGGCCATGAAGCCCTCTTTGGATTCTGTTGATCTTTTGTGGAGTGCTAGAGATGGtgataaagagaaagaaataccAGCCCTTGATGGGGTGCATAATAAGGATTCTGATACTTCACCCAAAAACACTGGCcgtgaattgacttctaataacttatcttcagattctttggCTGTTGGATCTTTGGTTCATAATAGCTTAAATGTGTTATCTGAAGTCTCAAAACCAGCAGTATCTAGCTTTAAGGGTAGAGGAGTACTACTCCCGCTGTTAGACCTTCACAAGGATCATGATGCAGACAGTCTCCCCTCACCCACTCGGGAAGCACCATCACGTTTCCCTGTACACAAAGTAATGGCTGTTGGAGATGGGATAGCTAAATCGGTGTTGCCCATAGCTAAAGTGCCACATGACACTGAAGATTCGAAATTGCATATATATGAAACCGATGCCCTCAAAGCTGTTTCGACCTATCAACAAAAGTTTGGTCGGAATTCATTCTTTACAAGTGACAGACTTCCTAGCCCGACCCCTTCAGAAGAATGTGACGATGGGGATGGTGACACTAGTAGCGAGGTGTCTAGTTCTTCGACTATTGTTAATTTAAGAAATATAAATCCACCCGTTATTGGGCGACCAATTGCTCCCTCTATGGACATTTCTAGCATTCAAGGACCCATTACTGTTAAAAGTGTTGCAGCTATAACTTCGTCTAATACACCGGTGAAAGCTTCAGCAAAGAGTAGAGACCCTAGGCTTCGGTTAGCCAGTTCTGATGTGAATGGTTTAGATCTTAACCAGCGCCCCTTCTCTATCATGCATAATGCACCTAAAGTAGAACCCATTGGAACGGCAAGTTCAAGAAAGCAAAAAACTGTTGAGGAGCCTAGTTTGGAAGGTCCTGCACTAAAAAGGCTAAGGAATGGTTTGGAATATTCTGGAGTCATTAGGGATGTGAGAACCGTGTCTGGAAGCGGTGGCTGGTTGGAGGACACTGGTATAGTTGGACCTCAGTTAATTCAGAGGAACCAGTTGATGGAGAATGCAGAAACCGATTCCATAAAAATGGCTAATGTTGTAAATATTCCTGGTAGTAGTTGTGTTAATGCCAGTGCGACAATTAGTGGAAATGAGCAGGTGTCAGTGACAGGTACTAGTACTGTAGCCTCGTTGCCTGCTTTATTGAAAGATATTGCTGTGAATCCAACTATGCTGATAAATATACTTAAGATGAGGCAACAACAGAGTCTCGTAGCAGAAGCCCAGCAAAAATCTGCTGATCCTACGAAAAGTACGCTACCACCAAACTCAAACTCAATACTGGGAGCAGTGCCCTTGGTGAATGTTGCTCCATCAAAGGCCTCAGGGCTTTTCCCGAAACCAGCAGTTACACTTCAGATTCCTTCACAAATAGCTCCCATG AGCATGCAGGAGGACTTGGGAAAGATTCGCATGAAACCTCGTGATCCCCGCCGTATCCTCCATGGCAATGCACTTCAGAAGGGTCCAAGCTTGGGAAATGAGCagctcaaaaatattttaccccCTACATCAAGCACCCAGGGAAGTAAGGATAATCTGAATGCGCAAAAGCAAGAGGGTCAGGCAGATACAAAGTCAGTGCCTTCTCAATCAGTCACAGTACCTGACATTGCTCGGCAGTTCACAAAGAATCTGAAAAATATTGCTAATATCTTGTCTGTTTCCCAAGCATCTTCAACCCTACCAATAATTTCTCAGAATATATCCTCTGAAGTAGTACAGGTTAAGTCAGACAAAGTGGATAAGAAAGCTGCTGGCTCAAATTCTGAGGAGCAGCAGTCTGGGACTAGTTCAGCACCTGAAGTAGGTGCAGCAATTGCCTGTCGCTCACAAAATGCTTGGGGGGATGTTGAGCAGTTATTTGAAGGATATGATGACCAGCAAAAAGCTGcaatacagagagagagggctAGGAGGATAGAAGAACAGAAGAAAATGTTTGAGGCACACAAGCTCTGCCTTGTCTTGGATCTTGATCACACGCTTCTTAATTCAGCTAAG TTTGTGGAAGTAGATCCAGTTCATGATGAGATAttgagaaagaaagaggaacaAGATCGTGAAAAATCACAGAGACACCTCTTCCGCTTTCCTCATATGGGAATGTGGACCAAACTAAGGCCTGGTATTTGGAATTTTTTGGAGAAG GCTAGTCAGCTGTTTGAGCTGCATCTGTACACCATGGGGAACAAGCTGTATGCTACAGAGATGGCAAAAGTGCTTGATCCGAAAGGGGTTCTGTTTGCAGGACGAGTTATCTCTAGGGGTGATGATGGGGATCTCTTCGATGGTGATGAGAGGGTTCCAAAAAATAAGGATCTGGAAGGGGTTCTGGGTATGGAATCAGGCGTGGTAATTGTAGATGATTCTGTGAGGGTTTGGCCGCATAACAAGCTGAACTTGATAGTTGTAGAAAG GTATACATACTTTCCCTGTAGTAGACGCCAATTTGGGCTTCTAGGTCCTTCTCTGCTTGAGATTGATCATGATGAGAGACCAGAAGATGGAACTCTTGCATCCTCTTTGGCG GTTATTGAGAGACTACATCAAAACTTTTTCTCCCATGATTCATTAGATGAAGTTGATGTTAGAAATATACTAGCTGCGGAACAGCGGAAGATTTTGGCTGGCTGTCGTATTGTGTTTAGCAGGGTGTTTCCGGTTGGCGAAGCCAATCCTCACCTACATCCATTGTGGCAGACAGCGGAACAGTTTGGTGCTGTATGCACCAATCAAATAGATGAACAGGTTACACATGTAGTTGCAAATTCTCTTGGGACTGATAAG GTGAATTGGGCTCTTTCTACAGGACGATTTGTTGTATATCCAGGCTG GGTGGAAGCATCGGCTTTGCTTTACCGGAGGGCAAATGAGCGAGATTTTGCCATTAAACCATAA
- the LOC133863967 gene encoding acyl carrier protein 1, chloroplastic-like, with translation MATVSATSATFGVSLKPCFKNNQVTGGTSTLKMVTAGWTKNVFPSLRTKRFTVCSAAKPETVQKVCEIVKKQLALSDETELTPESKFAALGADSLDTVEIVMGLEEEFGISVEEESSQNITTVQEAADLIEKLVQKKA, from the exons ATGGCCACTGTGTCCGCTACTTCTGCTACCTTCGGAGTTTCCCTGAAGCCCTGCTTCAAGAATAATCAG GTTACTGGAGGGACTTCAACTCTGAAGATGGTTACAGCAGGCTGGACAAAGAATGTCTTCCCTTCTTTAAGGACAAAGCGCTTCACTGTTTGCTCTGCG GCCAAGCCCGAGACAGTGCAAAAGGTTTGTGAGATAGTAAAGAAACAACTGGCATTATCTGATGAGACCGAGCTCACCCCAGAGTCCAAGTTTGCTGCCCTCGGTGCGGATTCTCTTGATACG GTGGAAATAGTAATGGGTTTGGAGGAAGAATTTGGGATCAGTGTTGAGGAGGAAAGCTCTCAGAATATAACAACAGTCCAAGAAGCTGCTGATTTGATAGAGAAGCTTGTCCAGAAGAAAGCCTGA